In Sphingobacterium sp. SYP-B4668, the sequence ACCGAAGGTTTGGTTCGTGGAATGAAAGTTGTCGACACAGGAGCCCCTATCAAAATGCCGATTGGAGAAGAAATCAAAGGCCGTGTATTTAACGTAGTTGGAGACGCCATTGACGGGATCAAGAATCTGGACAAAACCAACGGACGCCCTATCCACAATGTACCCCCAAAATTCGAAGACTTATCTACCGAGACTGAAGTTCTCTTTACAGGTATTAAAGTTATCGACTTATTAGAACCTTATGCTAAAGGTGGTAAAATTGGTTTATTCGGTGGTGCTGGTGTGGGTAAAACAGTATTAATCCAAGAATTGATTAACAATATTGCAAAAGGTCATGGTGGTCTTTCGGTGTTCGCCGGTGTAGGCGAACGTACTCGCGAAGGTAACGACTTATTGCGTGAGATGTTGGAATCAGGAATTATTAAATATGGTGAGCAATTCATGGAAGGCATGGAAAAGGGCGAATGGCCTTTAGAAACCGTTGACCAAGAGTTGATGAAAGAGTCTAAATGTACATTTGTCTTTGGTCAAATGAATGAGCCTCCAGGCGCCCGTGCCCGTGTAGCTCTATCTGGATTGACAGTAGCGGAGTATTTCCGTGATGGAGAAGGTGATGGCCAAGGTAAAGACGTACTATTCTTCATTGATAACATCTTCCGTTTTACGCAAGCAGGATCTGAAGTATCTGCGTTATTAGGCCGTATGCCTTCCGCCGTAGGTTACCAACCGACACTTGCTACAGAGATGGGGTTAATGCAGGAGCGTATTACGTCGACCAAAAATGGATCGATCACTTCTGTACAGGCCGTTTATGTGCCTGCGGATGACTTAACTGACCCTGCTCCAGCGACAACATTCGCCCACTTAGATGCTACAACAGTATTGTCTCGTAAAATTGCTGAGTTAGGAATCTATCCGGCAGTAGACCCTTTAGATTCTACTTCACGCATCCTTTCTCCTGCAGTATTGGGTGCTGAGCACTACAATACCGCTCAACGTGTTAAAGAAATCTTACAACGTTATAAAGAACTTCAAGATATCATTGCCATCTTAGGTATGGATGAACTCTCTGAAGAAGATAAATTGACTGTGCACCGTGCACGTCGCGTTCAACGTTTCTTGTCACAACCTTTTCACGTAGCAGAACAGTTTACAGGCCTTAAAGGTGTATTGGTAGACATCAAAGATACCATCAAAGGATTCAATATGATTATTGATGGAGAAGTTGATGAATATCCTGAAGCAGCATTCAACCTAGTCGGTAGCATAGATGAAGCAATCGAAAAAGGAAAGAAATTATTAGCTGAGGCTGTTTAATAATAGATTTGCGTATTACGTAGTTAGATTTGCGAAAGCAAAATTCTCATCACGTAATACGCAATTCGC encodes:
- the atpD gene encoding F0F1 ATP synthase subunit beta: MPQIGKIAQIIGPVVDVNFADNENLPRLFDALYIEKDNGQRIVLEVQQHLGEDCVRTIAMDATEGLVRGMKVVDTGAPIKMPIGEEIKGRVFNVVGDAIDGIKNLDKTNGRPIHNVPPKFEDLSTETEVLFTGIKVIDLLEPYAKGGKIGLFGGAGVGKTVLIQELINNIAKGHGGLSVFAGVGERTREGNDLLREMLESGIIKYGEQFMEGMEKGEWPLETVDQELMKESKCTFVFGQMNEPPGARARVALSGLTVAEYFRDGEGDGQGKDVLFFIDNIFRFTQAGSEVSALLGRMPSAVGYQPTLATEMGLMQERITSTKNGSITSVQAVYVPADDLTDPAPATTFAHLDATTVLSRKIAELGIYPAVDPLDSTSRILSPAVLGAEHYNTAQRVKEILQRYKELQDIIAILGMDELSEEDKLTVHRARRVQRFLSQPFHVAEQFTGLKGVLVDIKDTIKGFNMIIDGEVDEYPEAAFNLVGSIDEAIEKGKKLLAEAV